The sequence below is a genomic window from Nicotiana tomentosiformis chromosome 6, ASM39032v3, whole genome shotgun sequence.
tcaaacacgtaattcTAGTcaggcaccatgaaacattatttttcttttgcaaattttTATGGGGCCTTATACAGACGACCCCTTCTGCGGCTTTTATGATGGTATGGATTCCACCGCCACAGAGGACGTCACCAGGTTGGGTGACCTGGAGGTGCCGAAGAAGAGTTCTTCCTCGGGAACAAGCGGGCCTTCTTCATGACCAAAGCTGGTCAACCGATCTCCAGCTCCAAGTATGGATCACGACCGTAAGCGATCGATCGTTATCTCTGTTCCATAGGATGCCCGGATAATCTCTTCCCTCGTAAGGGTGGCCATCTACCTTCGGTGTTTGGCAACCGAGGAAGACCAAGCTAAGATGAACGAGGTAGACGAGCCCTTGCTtgttcaatgaagcacaacatGTGCTAAACCGGGTAACTTTAAATATCTCTTACTGATTTCAATTCATACTTGGACTAATTTGTAGACAATCctatcatttttctttttgtgtgCAGGCCTCGGTGCTGCATCATGAGACCTTTATCCGATATCAGGATGAGCTAAACCAGCTTGAGGCTGAGGTACGAGGGCTCAACGAGAATAGAGATTcttacaaacttctcagcgagcaacgtgagtgggaggctaagagcctccgagctgagctagaggtggctcggaaggagcatgccgacttggtcaagcaggtaaaaatatttgaggttagtgacgatgagctagGTTCGGTGACTAACGGTCGTAATCTGCAGGTCAAACAAAAAATTGATCGGGTCAACCAACTTCGAGCTGAGATGGATGTTGTCAAGGCCGAGACCGATGAATGGAGAGGCAGGATGGAGCGCATGGCCTCAGAAAAGGAGACTGCTCGGGCACAACTGGCTTTGGTTGAGGCTCAGCTTCGAGCGGCAAAGAAAATAGCCGAGGTGCAGGCCAAAAATattgaggagctccagtctcGGCTAAGTGTATCCGGCTCTGATCGAGGAAATCTCGCCAAGGAGCTGGAAATGGCCAAGTCAGCAGTCGCTGCTGTTAAAACCGATGCCGACgaaatggtggcccaatataaggtcGATGTTGAGGTGACCTAGGCCGAACGAAGGATATCATCGTGCATGCGAAgtggcaatcccgaagggaggccctcgagaagattcatgctcggggtttcgacTTGTCGGCCAAAATTGAAAGTGCAAATGGGATCGAAGCCGAGGTCAAAAGGTTGGCTTATCCCGGGGAAGACTCCGAGAGTTCGAGCGGATCCGAGGGCGAAGGAAACTCTGAAGACCCTGGCGACGAGGCTGGCTCCGGTGAAGACTAGGTCGTTTAAGTGCCTTGTatgttttgtatttttgtacttgtgtacttttgtactttttgtcAAGGCCATTTGGATTTTTTAAAGACGGTATATATAATATAAGGCTTGTTTTTCCCTTCGACAATCTCTTAGTTTTGTTGTGTACTTTGCTTTATTATTTACatttgcaaagatcgaaatgccttagcatgaactaGTTAGGTCATGTTCGAAGGTTCGTACAGGCCTTGCCTTTGACATTATTTTGTctaaggcatcgtgggggttcAGTATGACCAGAATGTTTCCCCAAGGTACTTATAattttttagattataatttgccgagggtagcctttagaacgaATTTAGAAATATTTCAAGCCCTTGTTTTTTATTACGAGTCACGGAcatctccgagccattttaatatggtcgtagcctttttagttcagGTGTTGCTCAGTGGGCTTGTCACCTCGAGTTATCCGATCTTGCCTAACATAACAGTCCCTGAATGgggatggtcgtagcctttaagggtcgggcgttgcctaataggttttgtgcccccGGGCTTCGATAGCCCGAGCCGTCTGAGTTTGtttttggatggcagtccccgattgggagtgatcgtttgaacctgaataaaggcggcccttgggctcgatacctttagggtATCGAATGTAGGAGATTCCTTAagaggaaagaaaaaagagaaattcttaagggacaagatatttatccgcaaggtagaaacttcttttATTCATGTGcgtaatagttacacatgtgtacaagtttTGTGCCAAGGATCGAGCAGTCTATGCGGGCATAGTTCATTTGAACGTTTTGGCCCTTACAGCATATCCTATCGATCGAGCTGAGaccattcaatcataaagtttccttccttgctaaagtcattaTCCAAGGGTAATTCCCCCAGTTTTCGGGGCTAATCCTCAAGAGGCCTCGAATATTGTGGTCGTGATCTTCGATACCGGTGTGTaaccggccttcaattctaaTTTAGAATGATTTACTGCTGCCTCTTTAAAAAACTTATCGAAAaaaccatttgggacaaaatcggttcaagggaaaaagagtgcaacgcatgctttcaggcctaaagattTTATCATTCTTTGATGATTGGCTGCAAGTGTTAGTTTTGAATACAaataaatataagaaaataaatagggtcgtaccttagcagtaatatcgcttcaagtgagctatgttccagttgttcggtagttgctcaccgttcattgttccgagtttgtacgatcctttaccggtgatctcgataatttgataaggtcCTTCCCAGTTCATCCCCAGCTTCCCTTTGTTCGGGTTCCGGGTGATTAGCGTAaccttccttaacaccaagtccccgacattgaagtgtcgaaggttggctcttcggttgtaatacctatcgatccgctgcttttgggcggccaatcgaacAAGGGTGGCTTCGTATCGTTTAATTCCTTGGTTGCATATCagaacctgagacttggttctgATATGCAACTTCTACCGGTATCAAAGTTTCGGCGCCGTAAATCAGTAAAAGTatggtggccccggtactggactccgaggtcgtacggtatgcctatAAGACTTCGGGAAGGATTTCCTttcatttccctttggcatcagttaacctcttttttaggttctggagtatggtcttgttggtcgattctgcttgtcgcacacgatctcggccggcattatGAACCAgaatatgatgtggtcccaaatgaagtcgatgacctcCTTCTCCTTGACCTTCTCGTATGCTTAGGCtcgacccacttagaaaaatagtcaatcataaacaatataaattgagccttaccgggtgcccatggaaagGGGTCGATGATGTTCATTCCCCACTttatgaacggccatggtgacatAACTGAATGCAGCAGCTCCTCGGGTGGATGAACCATCagagcatgtctttgacatttatcgcattttcgTATGAACTCCTTCGTGTCCTTTCCATAttgatccagtagtagccggcttTGATTAcctttcgaaccaatgattcggtgCCTGAATGATTTTCGCAGGTGCCTGAATGAATTTCCCCTCAGAACGTATGCGGTGTCTCCCAGTCCTAGAAATATCGCGagcgggccatcgaatgttcttctgaacagggtttCGTCATCGGAAAAAGTAAATCGGGTTGCCTTTGTAcatagggccctcgattctttcggATCCGAGATCAGTTTTTCGatcttcagatattctatatatttatttctccaatcccaagttaggctcatcgagttaatctcggcatggccttcttccactaccgatctcataagttgtacgactgccGCCGAGTTGAACTCGTCATCCTTGACCGATGATCCTAGGTTAGCAAGGGCATCAACCTCACTGTTTTCATCCGGAGGTATGTGTtccaaagtccattctttgaaccgatgtaatatTACCTGCAACTTATACAGGTTCCTTTGCATTCATTCTTCTATGACCTCGAACATCAcattaacttggtttactacCAGGAAGGAGTAGCACTTgacttcgatcacctctgcccccaagcttttggctagttcgagatcTGCAATcctggcctcatattcggcctcgctgttagtcaatttcacagtcctaatagattgtctaattacattgcctgttggtggcttcaatacgatgccaagtccagacctttttgcgttcgaggcgtcatccgtaaagagggtccagatccccgaggaggtccctgagttgattaataactctctttcgacctcgggtattagggccggcgtaaagtcggccacaaagtctgccaaactttgggatttaatggcggtccggggttgatattcagtatcgtacccacttatttccatgacccatttggccaaccggcccaagagctcgggcttatgcataacattcctcaACGGGTAAGTAATCACGACACAtagaagtatggttttagctttctagaagcgcttagcaaagcgagcgccaacttttctaggtgagggtacctagtttcggcctcacctagggtcctgctaacatagtaaattgaaaattatgtaccttgctcttcctgGACCAGGActtcacttaccgctatctctgatatTGCCAAGTACAAATATAGTTGTTCATCTGTCTTcggcgtgtgaagcagcggtgggctcgatagatacttcttgagttcctccaagtcccgttggcactccggggtctatgagaagttattcttctttttcaataatgagaagaatcggtggctcttgtcAGAGgccctcgagatgaatcgccccaagGCGGCTATGCACCCGGTTAATCTTTTcacggccttcacgttgtccacaaccgtGATATCTTTGATGACTTTtattttgtcgggattgatctcgattccccggttggataccatgaatccggggaatttacctgatccaactccaaacgagcatttctctgggttcagcttcatgttgtatttttttaatatgctgaaggtttcctacaaatgttttaaatggtcctctactcgcaacGACTTTACCAACATATCGTTAATGTAAACCTCTATTaaatttcctatttgttcctcgaacatccggtttactaggcattggtaagtggaaCCGGTATTTTTTAAtctgaatggcatcacgttatagcagtaacTGCCGTACTTAGTGACggaggaggttttttcctgatcatatAGGTTCATCCGTATTTGATTGTAtccagagtaggcatcgagaaaattgaggatctcgcggccggccgtggcatcgatcatgcgatcgatgttgggcaaagggaaagagtccttgggacatgccttattcaaatccttacagtctacacacattcttaatttttttccttttttagggactaccactacatttgTTAACCAATCCGGGtgtttaacctcccgaatggaccctattttaaggagtttagatacctcttccttgatgaaagcatgtttgacctcggattgaggtctcctcttcttcttgactggatggaacttcgggtccaaacttactttgtgagtggttatctccaacgggatccctgtcatatcaaggtgggaccaagcgaaacaatcttcattatctataagaaattgaatgagttttttcttgCGCTCGAGGCTTAACCCTGTGCCCAGTCATACCTTTCGatcgagcaagcattcactcaATATGACTTGTTCCTATTCCTCGATTGTCGATTTTGTAGTGCCGGAGTCATCGAAGGCTGCGAAAGATCTGGGGACCCCGTAATCATCGTCCTCGTCTACCCTTCGTTCCTCTGATTCTGTCGAGGTTGTTACTAGTTATTATTATTTGGCCCCGTCCTTGACCATCTGGTTTGGATCCGCTGTTGAGATTGTGGATGTCGGGATCACTTCATCGATCGCGAATATTTCCTTGGCGGCCAGTTATTCCCCATAAACTGTTTTAATCCCACCCGGTGTTGgaaattttaacacttggtgcagaGTCGAGGGTAATGCCCTCATgtggtggatccatggcctctcgaacaaagcattgtatctcatgtctccttcgatcacataaaacgtAGCTTCTTGGATGGTCCGGGCAGTGTTCATCGGTAATGTTATCTtccccttagtggtttcacatgccatgttgaatccgtttagaactcggactgcaggcacgatttgatcttgtagaccgagctgctccacgactctcgatcggatgatgttggccgagctacctggatcaattaatacacgcttaactcgaaatttatttacgagtacacatattaccagtgcatcattatggggctgCACGATCACTTCCGtgtcctcgtcattgaaagataaggttacttccggtatgtaatctcgagttcatttttccctcgtgatg
It includes:
- the LOC138893696 gene encoding uncharacterized protein codes for the protein MATIIRSFLASVLHHETFIRYQDELNQLEAEVRGLNENRDSYKLLSEQREWEAKSLRAELEVARKEHADLVKQVKIFEVSDDELGSVTNGRNLQVKQKIDRVNQLRAEMDVVKAETDEWRGRMERMASEKETARAQLALVEAQLRAAKKIAEVQAKNIEELQSRLSVSGSDRGNLAKELEMAKSAVAAVKTDADEMVAQYKVDVEVT